A region of Nitrospinota bacterium DNA encodes the following proteins:
- a CDS encoding mucoidy inhibitor MuiA family protein translates to MRISIALMVSLSFASPTPALSSEIRVEGKVDSVSIYRDRASVKRVADVETTVGAHTIVFENLPSGLYDSSVRVSARTGATVIIKGARVSSVELSESANPEEAALTGKIEKLNREIKKLDYKITARKEQLKFVEKIAGSDGKKASSSPPLYRPTVADLNKLLDMIYGRSVEAGAGVLDAQTEQESMKKELDRLTRELNKLKSQSRKSLKSVAVDFVSAGPAKGVFTLEYTTPGAYWEPVYTARTEDSDDVRVGYSAMIHQRTGEDWGNVKVALSTANPLLSPSLPDIEPWIIGAYSPMREQKTKKGDMALMAPQSMAAPAPAKEEEARTDTAEVASSGAYAFFQAPGRHTIKSGADKTRIPVVELTFKPETTYVTIPKISPYIYMRSKFVNNSDYPLLAGEAQTFVGDSLTGASQLKPAAPGQEVKLDFGADEGMKVERKLIKKERADKGIVQKRISVHYVYEIKLENFKKTERVVELKDQLPLPQNEEVRVEDVVAEPKFDKRDERNILTWDVTLKPGEKKKFRLEFTVSSPEDFYLYGLD, encoded by the coding sequence ATGCGCATATCAATCGCCCTGATGGTTTCCCTGTCGTTCGCTTCACCAACCCCCGCGTTGTCATCGGAAATCCGGGTGGAGGGGAAGGTGGATTCGGTGTCTATCTACCGGGACAGGGCATCTGTTAAAAGGGTGGCGGATGTGGAAACAACCGTTGGCGCCCATACCATTGTTTTCGAGAACCTCCCATCCGGGCTTTACGATTCATCGGTCCGGGTTTCGGCCAGAACCGGCGCTACCGTTATCATTAAAGGGGCGCGGGTATCCTCCGTTGAGCTTTCCGAATCCGCGAATCCGGAAGAAGCGGCATTAACCGGGAAGATCGAAAAACTCAACCGCGAGATAAAAAAACTGGATTACAAAATCACCGCCCGCAAGGAGCAGTTGAAGTTCGTTGAAAAGATTGCCGGGTCGGACGGCAAAAAAGCATCCTCCTCCCCGCCGCTATACCGCCCCACCGTGGCCGATCTAAACAAGCTGTTGGACATGATCTACGGCAGAAGCGTGGAAGCGGGCGCCGGGGTGTTAGACGCCCAAACCGAGCAGGAATCCATGAAAAAGGAGTTGGACAGGCTAACCCGGGAACTTAACAAGCTGAAGAGCCAGTCGAGGAAAAGCCTGAAATCGGTGGCGGTGGATTTTGTTTCCGCCGGCCCGGCAAAGGGCGTTTTCACTTTGGAATACACCACGCCTGGCGCCTATTGGGAACCGGTTTACACCGCGCGAACCGAGGACAGCGATGATGTGCGGGTGGGCTATTCGGCCATGATCCATCAGCGCACCGGGGAAGACTGGGGCAACGTAAAAGTGGCCCTCTCCACCGCTAACCCGCTGTTGAGTCCCTCGCTACCGGACATCGAGCCCTGGATTATTGGAGCATACTCTCCGATGAGGGAGCAGAAAACGAAAAAGGGTGATATGGCGTTGATGGCGCCCCAATCCATGGCCGCGCCCGCTCCCGCCAAAGAGGAAGAAGCCAGAACGGACACGGCGGAAGTGGCGTCTTCCGGGGCTTACGCTTTTTTCCAGGCTCCGGGCAGGCACACCATAAAATCAGGGGCGGATAAAACCCGCATCCCCGTGGTGGAGCTTACCTTCAAGCCCGAGACCACATACGTGACGATACCGAAGATTTCCCCCTATATTTACATGCGGTCAAAGTTCGTGAATAACAGCGATTACCCGCTACTGGCCGGGGAGGCGCAGACCTTTGTGGGTGACAGCCTGACGGGCGCATCCCAGCTGAAACCGGCCGCCCCGGGTCAGGAGGTGAAGCTGGATTTCGGGGCCGACGAGGGGATGAAGGTGGAGCGCAAGCTTATAAAGAAAGAGCGGGCGGACAAGGGAATCGTGCAAAAGCGGATATCAGTCCATTACGTTTACGAGATAAAGCTGGAGAATTTCAAGAAGACCGAACGGGTCGTGGAGTTAAAGGACCAGCTTCCCCTGCCCCAAAACGAGGAGGTGAGGGTGGAGGATGTGGTGGCGGAACCCAAATTCGACAAACGGGATGAGCGCAACATCCTTACATGGGACGTAACATTAAAACCCGGGGAGAAGAAAAAATTCCGGCTGGAATTTACCGTATCAAGCCCGGAGGATTTTTATTTATACGGGCTCGACTAA